From Drosophila busckii strain San Diego stock center, stock number 13000-0081.31 unplaced genomic scaffold, ASM1175060v1 chrUn_07, whole genome shotgun sequence, one genomic window encodes:
- the LOC117135001 gene encoding tyrosine-protein phosphatase 69D, with protein MATCKHKVLVKGIYILFLYSNICAEGYTKDWSQIGTNKTFECTSENEPATWIFNNKSINAQNIRFAQSSNSIITDNQDRSNRSHGLRMYKNILYIQSVNISDSGNYSCKLPQSTHSIEYSLQPFLNPIVFQSTAQNIKRKIKQSAILYCSFEIYPQNTSISKQLKWLKDGSLISFLDNFSSISQISKTQINFTLEFTEVYKKENGTYKCALYRATETGSTETEIVSKEITLLVMEVPQVSIDYVKAVGANKLFLNWTVNDGNDPLLKYYIQYSQDGSSSFKYYKDIISGNSTSCILDSFSPNTSYYLRITGKNSIGEGSPNQYPIGITTLITDPTFIPKVETTGSTASTITIGWSPPSQELIEFIQYYELIVSESGEVPKLVEKATYQQNSRNLPYMFDKLKTATDYEFQVRACSDLTKTCGPWSEVVNGTTMDGVSTKPTNLIMHCNQHNNSRLSSISISWNVPESPNGKIISYLIILEGNYTYNRNGVEYIEKWGPKVRRVDEPNHKAFYESVSPNTNYSVTVSAITRHKKNGEPSVGTCFMPASLPETIGKTMWTKVKNGPKYVLKLYLPKISERNGRICCYRIYLVKIKNASNELPSPEKIDVRTYNENHNSNNSQNIAYIAEMISNQYFKPELFLGDEMRFIDQPEELKTNDELCRKCLEGSPFLRRDESIYKIDAPVEEAKRSENLTDHELNSLEHKHRIIRNPKVAIERDNTSNTLYIQSSYHGPILAVNSLVDIWDGVIDVNSNYTGFLEVIARANNTVLMAYSDYFDIITPATKAEAIIPLDDAKYFWDTGIKVLAIFFGVIVLFITFWIIHHHKTKNAMPDEDTLTLRDSLRALFGRRINNHSQFIGSANLKGFDTGPIHKADLVTAYKNRHKDTDYGFLREYEMLPSRFSDRTTKNSDVKENACKNRYPDIKAFDQTRVKLSPIAGNQYTDYINANFVIGYKERKKFICAQGPMESTINDFWRMIWEQHLEIIVMLTNLEEYNKAKCAKYWPEKVCDSKQFGDISVKFATERKTGDYIIRSLDVSKANLIGDDEDHRQITQYHYLTWKDFMAPEHPHGIIKFIRQINSVYSVQRGPILVHCSAGVGRTGTLVALDSLVQQLEEENMVSIFNTVCDLRHQRNFLVQSLKQYIFLYRALLDTALYGNTDINLNLLQSTIESLKFRPNDGKCLLEDQFEKLLGTVDEINRTSSVGEIEENMLKNRSHEIIPYDRNRVILSPIPMRDSSTYINASFIEGYDNTETFIIAQDPMENTIGDFWRMISEQSISTLIMISENRDT; from the exons ATGGCGACCTGCAAACATAAAGTGCTAGTTAAAgggatttatattttattcttatatagcaatatatgTGCTGAGGGATATACAAAAG ACTGGTCTCAAATAggaacaaacaaaacatttgaatGTACATCTGAAAATGAACCAGCGACGTggatatttaataataagagTATTAATGCTCAAAACATCAg ATTTGCGCAGAGTTCAAATAGTATAATAACGGATAACCAGGATAGATCAAACAGAAGTCATGGGCTGAGAATGTATAAAAACATTCTCTACATCCAAAGTGTGAATATTTCGGACTCGGGAAACTATTCATGCAAACTTCCTCAAAGTACACATTCTATTGAGTACAGCTTACAGCCGTTTCTAAACCCAATAGTTTTTCAAAGCACTGCTCAAAATATTAAgcgaaaaattaaacaaagcgcCATTTTATATTGCTCATTTGAAATTTACCCACAAAACACCTCAATAAGTAAACAGTTAAAATGGTTAAAGGATGGAAGCCTTATCTCTTTTTTAGACAACTTTTCGAGTATATcacaaataagcaaaacacaaattaaCTTTACTTTAGAGTTTACAGAAGTATATAAAAAGGAAAATGGAACTTATAAATGCGCATTATATAGGGCCACTGAAACTGGCTCTACTGAAACTGAGATTGTTTCTAAAGAAATAACATTACTAGTAATGGAGGTACCACAAGTTAGTATTGATTACGTAAAAGCTGTTGGTGCTAACAAATTATTCCTTAATTGGACAGTGAATGATGGAAACGATCCtttactaaaatattatattcaatACTCGCAAGACGGCTCAtcttcttttaaatattacaaggATATTATTAGTGGAAATAGTACATCATGCATCTTGGATTCCTTTAGTCCGAATACATCTTATTACTTGCGTATAACTGGAAAAAACTCAATAGGAGAGGGTTCGCCAAATCAATATCCGATTGGTATTACAACATTAATAACCGATCCCACATTTATACCTAAAGTCGAAACTACTGGAAGCACTGCGTCTACCATAACAATTGGTTGGAGTCCACCCTCCCAAGAATTGATagaatttattcaatattatgAATTAATTGTGTCCGAATCTGGAGAAGTTCCCAAATTAGTTGAAAAGGCTACTTACCAACAAAATTCCAGAAATTTACCGTATATGTTTGATAAACTAAAAACAGCTACAGATTATGAATTTCAAGTACGTGCATGTAGCGATCTTACCAAAACGTGTGGGCCGTGGTCTGAAGTAGTTAACGGGACAACAATGGATGGTGTTTCAACAAAGCCAACGAACTTAATAATGCACTGCAATCAACACAATAATTCCAGACTTAGCTCCATATCTATTAGTTGGAATGTACCGGAGTCACCAAATGGAAAAATCATCTCATACCTGATAATTCTAGAAGGCAATTACACATATAATCGCAATGGTGTAGAATACATTGAAAAATGGGGTCCAAAAGTCCGCAGAGTTGATGAACCAAATCATAAGGCGTTTTATGAAAGCGTTAGtccaaatacaaattattctGTTACTGTGTCTGCCATTACAAGGCATAAAAAAAACGGTGAGCCCTCTGTGGGTACTTGTTTTATGCCCGCTTCCTTACCCGAAACTATTGGTAAGACAATGTGgacaaaagtgaaaaatgGACCTAAATACGTCTTAAAATTGTACTTACCCAAAATAAGTGAAAGAAATGGACGAATTTGTTGCTATCGAATTTATCtcgttaaaataaaaaatgcaagcaacgAATTGCCTTCTCCAGAGAAAATTGATGTACGAACTTATAATGAAAATCATAACAGTAATAATTCTCAAAATATTGCCTATATTGCTGAAATGATAAGTAATCAGTATTTCAAGCCTGAATTGTTCCTAGGAGATGAAATGAGATTTATTGATCAACCGGAAGAACTTAAAACAAATGATGAATTATGTCGGAAGTGTTTGGAAGGCTCGCCATTTTTAAGAAGAGATGAGAGTATTTATAAAATCG atgcACCGGTAGAGGAAGCGAAACGAAGTGAAAATTTAACAGACCATGAATTAAACTCTTTAGAACATAAACATCGTATTATTCGAAATCCTAAAGTTGCGATTGAAAGGGATAACACAAGTAATACCTTATATATTCAATCGAGTTACCATGGCCCTATACTAGCCGTAAATAGCTTAGTAGATATATGGGATGGAGTAATTGATGTTAATTCCAATTATACTGGATTTCTCGAAGTCATCG CTCGTGCAAATAATACAGTATTGATGGCTTACAGTGATTACTTTGATATAATTACTCCAGCGACTAAAGCGGAGGCAATAATTCCTTTGGATGATGCCAAGTATTTCTGGGATACTGGCATTAAAGttcttgcaattttttttggtgtaattgttttatttataacattctGGATTATTCATCACCATAAAACAAAGAACGCTATGCCCGATGAGGACACATTAACGCTCAGAGATTCTTTAag agCCCTGTTTGGACGTCGAATCAATAATCATAGTCAGTTTATAGGCTCGGCTAATCTCAAAGGATTTGACACAGGCCCAATTCACAAAGCAGATTTGGTTACCGCGTACAAAAACCGTCACAAGGATACAGATTATGGATTTTTACGAGAATATGAAATGCTCCCAAGCCGCTTTAGTGatcgaacaacaaaaaatagtgATGTGAAAGAAAATGCTTGCAAAAATAGATATCCTGATATCAAGGCTTTCGATCAAACTAGAGTAAAACTTTCACCAATCGCCGGAAACCAATATACCGATTatattaatgctaattttGTGATTGGATATAAAGAgcgaaaaaaatttatttgcgcacAAGGACCAATGGAATCTACTATTAATGATTTTTGGCGTATGATATGGGAACAACATTTGGAGATTATCGTAATGCTTACAAACCTAGAAGAATATAATAAAGCCAAATGCGCAAAGTATTGGCCAGAAAAAGTTTGTGATTCTAAACAGTTTGGAGATATATCGGTAAAGTTTGCAACAGAACGAAAAACTGGTGATTATATTATTCGGTCCTTGGATGTGTCGAAAGCGAATCTCATTGGTGACGATGAGGATCATAGGCAAATAACTCAATACCATTACCTTACCTGGAAAGACTTTATGGCACCAGAGCACCCACATGgaattataaagtttattcGTCAAATTAATTCAGTTTACTCCGTGCAAAGAGGACCAATTTTGGTTCATTGCAGTGCAGGTGTCGGCAGAACAGGTACCCTTGTGGCTTTAGACTCCCTTGTTCAACAGTTGGAAGAAGAAAATATGGTATCCATATTTAATACTGTGTGTGATTTACGCCATCAAAGAAACTTTTTAGTACAGTCATTG AAACagtatatttttctttatcgTGCCCTACTGGACACTGCATTATATGGAAATACGGacataaacttaaacttattgCAATCAACGATTGAATCATTAAAATTCAGGCCCAACGAtggaaaatgtttgcttgaAGATCAATTTGAg AAACTATTGGGAACTGTAGATGAAATAAATAGAACCTCCAGCGTTGGTGAAATAGaagaaaatatgttaaaaaatagaAGCCACGAAATTATTCCATACGACCGAAATCGA GTGATCTTAAGTCCAATACCCATGAGAGACAGCtcaacatatataaatgcttCGTTTATAGAGGGATATGACAATACAGAGACATTCATAATTGCACAAGATCCAATGGAAAACACAATTGGAGATTTTTGGCGGATGATCTCAGAGCAAAGTATTTCCACACTTATTATGATATCCGAG AATCGTGacacttaa
- the LOC108599084 gene encoding probable small nuclear ribonucleoprotein Sm D1, with the protein MKLVRFLMKLSHETVTVELKNGTQIHGTITGVDVAMNTHLKSVKMTIKNRDPIHLESLSIRGNNIRYFILPDSLPLETLLIDDTPKSKSKKKDSGRVGNRGRGRGSRGRGGPRGRGRGRAPSRR; encoded by the exons ATGAAATTAGTGAG attCCTAATGAAGCTAAGTCATGAGACTGTAACAGTTGAATTAAAAAATGGAACTCAGATCCATGGAACAATCACTGGAGTAGATGTAGCGATGAACACTCATCTAAAAAGTGTTAAAATGACAATAAAAAATCGGGATCCTATACATTTGGAATCTTTAAGCATTCGAGGAAACAATATTCGCTATTTTATTCTACCGGACAGCCTTCCACTGGAAACATTGCTTATAGATGACACTCCAAAATCCAAATCAAAGAAGAAAGACAGTGGTCGTGTAGGAAACCGCGGTCGAGGAAGAGGAAGCCGTGGTCGTGGTGGCCCAAGAGGTCGCGGTAGAGGTAGAGCACCTAGCAGGCgataa
- the LOC108598542 gene encoding flocculation protein FLO11, translating into MPPPRPKGIGFTTGAPARPSSSSNTPMSERQQMALLIQMTATSSTDTIRTHSKKSDGKKGESDGDDNMTEKQTDTLDVKDKASIDEPIYDSKSEQNAGQNVTATKRSFSDLEDEYDEHGDEVKKKKKKELDNSKEIKSSALKITSKVEKNLKLPSTKCSPSGNKLGTPVAEKELEVNKIIETENETEGSEDYKSNDSLYNGGLKVPPLKIVIPQQNCSIDTEGNVLRTGKVAASRNAALPYVVSSNTDSIDIVLSSQCLSPNESPQKASVACSTILDDKNIKLFNDEKNLRVLRSSYRSGVTSTERSSNNSSPQMQSSSPSPASSNHANDNSDIKVSYTNMTSSPIPNNQFDQEALTNVPSPSTSSTSSSKEINASVNVDLHPRKRKIRPKNIHDDNLKNSHADSSLSTGESHPHDYPFTNGFQMFLNIRRQIERKWKNLFPVKPRPPQGYNDYLLTKRSYLLNNECSNPEITIPESIPEAMHEHYIYQEKARQELIEEHTIEREKLCLSVEQEIIRVHSKAARSISGQCAPYSVCTLLKDDEVYNMITPEQDEKEKSARCRFNGRLLLSWLQDVDDKWEKIKESMVLRQQNEAESLHAVQLMDWNISLKQNKLCDHLYESNIENIHVPFVYVREDFDILPA; encoded by the exons ATGCCACCCCCAAGACCAAAGGGGATAGGATTTACAACAGGGGCACCCGCTAGACCCAGTTCGAGTTCAAACACCCCCATGTCGGAGCGACAACAAATGGCTTTATTGATTCAAATGACAGCAACGTCCTCAACAG acaCAATTCGGACACATTCAAAAAAATCAGATGGCAAAAAGGGAGAATCAGATGGGGATGATAATATGACGGAAAAGCAAACGGATACCCTTGATGTGAAGGACAAGGCATCAATAGACGAACCCATTTATGATAGTAAATCAGAACAAAATGCAGGCCAAAACGTCACAGCTACAAAGCGAAGTTTTTCGGACTTGGAGGATGAATATGATGAACATGGAGATGAAgttaaaaagaagaaaaaaaaggagcTTGATAATtccaaagaaataaaaagctcAGCACTTAAAATTACAtcaaaagtagaaaaaaatttaaaattaccaTCTACAAAGTGTTCGCCCTCAGGAAATAAATTAGGTACACCAGTAGCTGAAAAAGAATTggaagtaaacaaaattattgaaactgaaaatgaaactgaagGAAGCGAAGATTACAAAAGCAATGATAGCTTGTACAATGGTGGCCTCAAAGTACCCCcactaaaaattgttattcCACAACAAAACTGTTCAATCGATACAGAAGGTAATGTTTTACGAACTGGTAAAGTAGCGGCATCGAGGAATGCTGCTTTGCCATATGTTGTTAGCTCAAATACTGATTCTATTGACATTGTATTGTCAAGCCAATGCCTTAGTCCTAACGAAAGTCCCCAGAAAGCTAGTGTTGCTTGCTCTACAATTCTTgatgataaaaatataaaactttttaatgatgaaaaaaatttaagagtGTTGCGCAGTTCTTACCGAAGTGGGGTTACTAGCACTGAACGTAGCTCTAATAACTCATCCCCACAAATGCAAAGTAGCTCTCCTTCTCCAGCTTCTTCTAACCATGCCAATGATAATTCTGATATCAAAGTATCTTATACAAATATGACGTCAAGTCCCATACCTAATAATCAATTTGATCAGGAAGCATTGACAAATGTACCAAGTCCGTCTACATCCTCAACATCATCAtctaaagaaataaatgcatCCGTTAATGTTGATCTGCACCCACGAAAACGTAAAATAAGACCGAAAAACATTCATGATGATAACTTGAAAAATTCTCACGCGGACTCGTCGTTGAGTACGGGAGAATCTCATCCTCATGATTATCCGTTTACAAATGgatttcaaatgtttttgaaTATTCGAAGACAAATAGAAAGGAAATGGAAGAATCTTTTTCCTGTTAAGCCCAGGCCTCCACAGGGATATAATGATTATCTACTTACAAAACGATCATACCTTTTAAATAACGAATGTAGCAATCCAGAAATCACAATACCTGAATCTATCCCAGAAGCCATGCATGaacattatatatatcaaGAAAAAGCTAGACAAGAATTGATTGAAGAACACACTATTGAACGAGAAAAACTCTGTTTGAGTGTTGAGCAAGAAATTATAAGGGTACATTCAAAAGCAGCTAGAAGTATATCTGGACAATGTGCACCATATTCTGTGTGCACTTTATTAAAAGACGATGAAGTTTACAACATGATCACTCCAGAACAggatgaaaaagaaaaaagtgcaCGATGTCGCTTTAACGGACGATTGTTACTAAGCTGGTTACAAGATGTTGACGACAAATGGGAAAAAATTAAG gagTCTATGGTCTTACGTCAGCAAAATGAAGCAGAAAGCCTTCATGCAGTGCAATTAATGGATTGGAATATAAgtttgaaacaaaataaattgtgtgaCCATCTGTATGAAtctaatattgaaaatattcatGTACCTTTTGTTTATGTAAGGGAAGACTTTGATATATTACCGGCTtaa